In Desulfofustis limnaeus, the genomic stretch CCTCGATCCGGTAGCCCCGTCCAAGCGGGCCGAAGACATCGAGGGTCTCACCGACTTTGGTCTTGGCAAGCAACTCGGTACCGCGACCAACCACCCGGAAATAGATTTGGATCTGACCGTTACTAATTGCCTGATGGATCGAAAAGGGCCGGCGCAGCAATGGATCCTTGCCAAGACCGGCACGAATCATGACAAAATGACCGGGTCTGGCATCGGCAGCTATCTGCGGGGCTGCCAAGGTCAACCTGACCGTCTCCGGAGACAACTGCTCAAACCTGATAATTCTTGCTTTTTCCTGATGTTGGGCCATAATATCTTGCATACGAAAGGTTTTTGCATCTCTGCCCGGTCCCGCACGTTACCCGGAAACCATGGAACACTACCTGCTCGGCTATCTTGCCGCCTTTGCCTTGGGGGCTGTCATCGGCAGCTTCCTCAACGTGGTTATTCTTCGTTTGCCGCAACAAGGGGCCTCGGTCGTCTTTCCCGCGTCCCACTGCCCCCAGTGTCGGACGCCGTTGTTTTGGTACGAGAATATTCCGATCGTTTCCTATCTGCTGTTGCGCGGTAAATGTTCCCACTGCGGGGTTTCCATCTCCCTGCAGTACCCGGTTGTCGAACTGCTCACCGGATTGATGGCCATGGCGGTACTGGCCCGGTTTGGCCCGACGCCCACCGCAGCCGTCTTCTTTCTCTTCTGCGCCGCCCTGATAACTATAATCTGGATCGATATCCATCACCAGATAATACCAGACCTGATTAGTCTGCCGGGGATCGGAATCGGGTTTCTCTTTTCGTTTGTTTCTTCGTTCATCGGCTGGCAGGATTCATTGCTCGGCCTGCTCGCCGGAGGTGGTTTCTTCTATTTGATTTCGCTGGGCTATTATCTGATTCGCAAGCAAGAGGGTCTTGGCGGCGGCGACATCAAGTTGTTGGCCATGCTCGGCGCCTTTCTCGGCTGGCAATCTCTGTTGTTTATCATCTTCGCCAGTTCCGTGACCGGCTCGATCGCCGGCTTGATTGCGATGCGCTCGCAAAAAAAGGGGGGGTCGACCCGGATCCCCTTCGGTCCGTTCCTGGCGGTAAGCGGGCTGGCATATCTCTTTTTCCGGCCGCAGATCAACGATCTCTTCCTCTTGTACCTGAACACCCTGAGCTGACCCGCAGCGAGATCCCCACACCGCCAGCTGCCGACTGCTCAGAGCCGATAGGCACCACCACCGCTAGCGGGATGAGCATAATAAAAAGCCCCCGATCGGCTTGACAGCGCCGATCGGGGGCTGGTTGGTTTTATTCTCTGAGGTTGCGGTCGCTCAACCCGCAACGGCGATCGCTCAGGCTTCTACCTCGTGCTCGACACCGACAGCTATCTTGTAGAGCAGCGTCAACAGGAAGAAACCGGTAGCCCAGATACCAAGGGTAATCCCCAACTCGTTTAGGGTCGGGATATATTCGGTCACCTCTTCCAGCGGATTCGGTACGAAGCCGGCGAAGACGAATCCGAGTCCCTTGTCTGCCCACAGCGCCAGGAAGATCAGCGCGGCAGCGGTGCCCACCAAACGATAATCGAACACCTTGAAGATCTTCATGTAGGCGAGGATGCCCAAGCCGGCGAAGTTGAACAGGGTTGCCGTCCACATGAAGGGCACCAGGTTGTTGTACACATGGCCGTCATGCTCGAGGCCGAAGAACAGGTACTGGAGGCTGTGGATGTGCCCCGGTACTTCCGAGTAATAGCCGACGAAGAACTCGAGTAGGAAGAAGAAGGTGTTGATGATCACCGCATACATGATGATCGTCGTCAGCTTCTGGATGGCTTCCTTGCCGGCGTCGAAGTTGGCAAATTTTCGCATGACCAGGCAGGCCAGCAGGATCAACGAGGGACCGGCGGCAAAGGCGGAGGCCAGGAAGCGGGGGGCGATGATCGCCGACAACCAGAAATGCCGTCCCGGCAGACCGCAGTACAGCATGGCGGTGACCGTATGAATGGAAACGGCAAAGGGGATGGAGATGGCCACGAAGAAGTAGATCCATTTCGGCGGCGGCACCTGCTTGCGCTCGGCGGTGAGGATGACCCAACCGCACAGGATGTTCAGCAGCAGATAGCCCCAGAGCACGCACATATCCCAGAACAGCATCGATTGCGGGGTCGGGTAGAAAATGACGTTAAGTCCGCGCAACGGTTGACCGAGGTCGGCCATGATGAACATCAAACACATGACCAGGGCCGAAATGGCGAGAAATTCGCCAAGGATGGTGATCCTGCCGAAGGCCTTGTAGTTGTGGATATAATAGGGCAACACCAGCATCAGACCTCCGGCGGCAACGCCGACCAGGAAGGTGAACTGGGAGATGTAGAGGCCCCAGGAAACGTCTCGGCTCATGCCGGTCAGCCCGAGGCCGAATACATATTGTCTGAAATAGCAGGCCCAGCCGATGGCGATACAGGTGCCGAGAATGGCAAGCCAGATCCAGTAGGCCGGTTTTCCTTTGAGAGTCTTTTCAATCATGACAACCTCACACGATGTAGAAGACTGACGGCCTGGTGCCGGCAGCTGAGTTACGCTGAATGGTGAATTCCTGGTTCAATACCTTTCTGATCTCCGATTCCGGGTCGTTCAGATCTCCGAAGACCATCGCTCCGGTGCCCTGGCAGGCCTCGACACAGGCCGGCTCGAGGCCAAGCGCCAGGCGCTCGCCGCAAAAATTGCATTTCTCGACGACACCGCGCATCCGAGTCGGGAAATCGGGATTGTAGGTCTCGATATAGGGTCGGGGATCTTCCCAGTTGAAGCTTCGAGCGCCGTACGGGCAGGCAGCCATGCAGAAGCGGCAGCCGATGCAGCGATGGTAGTCCATGGCCACGATGCCGTCTTCTTCGTGAACAAAGGTCGCCTTGGTCGGGCAGACCTTGACGCAGGAGGGGTTGTCGCAGTGGTTACAAAGAACCGGGAACTGATTGTTTAGGACCGTTTCCGAACGCTTGTTGTGGGACTGATCGACAAAGGCATTGGCAAAACCGGTCTTCCAGATCCACTTGATCTCGCTTTTCCGGTTCTGAATCTTCGGGATATTGTGGACCCGGTAGCAGGCCTCGATGGCCTTGTCCAGCAACTCCTGATTGCCATAGAATTTGCGCATGTC encodes the following:
- a CDS encoding prepilin peptidase; its protein translation is MEHYLLGYLAAFALGAVIGSFLNVVILRLPQQGASVVFPASHCPQCRTPLFWYENIPIVSYLLLRGKCSHCGVSISLQYPVVELLTGLMAMAVLARFGPTPTAAVFFLFCAALITIIWIDIHHQIIPDLISLPGIGIGFLFSFVSSFIGWQDSLLGLLAGGGFFYLISLGYYLIRKQEGLGGGDIKLLAMLGAFLGWQSLLFIIFASSVTGSIAGLIAMRSQKKGGSTRIPFGPFLAVSGLAYLFFRPQINDLFLLYLNTLS
- the dsrP gene encoding sulfate reduction electron transfer complex DsrMKJOP subunit DsrP, translating into MIEKTLKGKPAYWIWLAILGTCIAIGWACYFRQYVFGLGLTGMSRDVSWGLYISQFTFLVGVAAGGLMLVLPYYIHNYKAFGRITILGEFLAISALVMCLMFIMADLGQPLRGLNVIFYPTPQSMLFWDMCVLWGYLLLNILCGWVILTAERKQVPPPKWIYFFVAISIPFAVSIHTVTAMLYCGLPGRHFWLSAIIAPRFLASAFAAGPSLILLACLVMRKFANFDAGKEAIQKLTTIIMYAVIINTFFFLLEFFVGYYSEVPGHIHSLQYLFFGLEHDGHVYNNLVPFMWTATLFNFAGLGILAYMKIFKVFDYRLVGTAAALIFLALWADKGLGFVFAGFVPNPLEEVTEYIPTLNELGITLGIWATGFFLLTLLYKIAVGVEHEVEA
- the dsrO gene encoding sulfate reduction electron transfer complex DsrMKJOP subunit DsrO, yielding MDNKRRKFLKMAGATVLAGISAPAVVNLTSGSALAASGTDAAHGGHGGPAPTGVRLGMVIDMRKFYGNQELLDKAIEACYRVHNIPKIQNRKSEIKWIWKTGFANAFVDQSHNKRSETVLNNQFPVLCNHCDNPSCVKVCPTKATFVHEEDGIVAMDYHRCIGCRFCMAACPYGARSFNWEDPRPYIETYNPDFPTRMRGVVEKCNFCGERLALGLEPACVEACQGTGAMVFGDLNDPESEIRKVLNQEFTIQRNSAAGTRPSVFYIV